GCGGTCAACGTCGCCAAATCGTTGATATTGAAATCGCGTTCGAGGCAGGTGGGAACCACGCCGGTGCGCTGATACGCTGTTTCCAGTAGTTGCCAGACCGGGTCGATGACCGTGGCGCCATGTGTGTCGACGAGCAATCCATCGGGTTCGACGTAATGGCCGGCAACATGGATGTAGCAGGTTTTTTCGAGCGGCAGGGCGGCCATGAATGTGGCCGGATCAAAACTGAAATTCCGGCTATTGACGTAAATGTTATTCACGTCGAGATGCAGCAGGCAGTCCGCTTCGTGCACGATGCGGCTGATGAATTCCGGCTCGCTCATCTCGGCGCCGGGCGGTGAAAAATAGTACGAGGCATTTTCGATGCCGATCTGCATCTCGAGAATGTCCTGCGTTTGTTTGATGCGGTCGACCGTCCATCGAACGGCTTTTTCCGTCATCGGAATCGGCAGCAGATCGTAGAGATGGCTGTCGTCGGTGCACCAGGAAAGATGCTCGGTGTACAGCGTCATGCCGTGTTCGTTCATGAAACGCCGGATCTGTTGCAACAGCTTGATGTCGAGCGGGGCAATGCCGCCGAGCGAGAGCGACAGCCCATGGCAGGCAAAGGCGTGGCGCTCGGTAAAGTAGCGCAAGTCCTTGGCGGATTTGCCCCCCATGCCGGCCCAGTTTTCCGGTGCCAGTTCAAAGAAGCCGATTTCCTCGGGGACGTGAGTCTTCAGCGCGTCGATCAGTTCACGGCGAAAGCCGAGACCGGCGCCGCCGAGCGGGCGGTGTGTCATGAATTGCTCCTGGCCAGTGGGGGGCGGCGGTCAGGTCCGTAGCCTGCACCGCCAGCCTGATGCTGCAATTACTTCTTGTCAGCCCCGCACTTGGCTTCGCCGCATTTGCCATCCTTCTTCTTGTCGGCTTTTGTGTCGGCACCACATTTCGCTTCACCGCACTTGCCGTCTTTTTTCTTTTCAGCCGCTTTCTTGTCAGCCCCGCACTTGGCTTCGCCACACTTGCCATCCTTGCCTTTGGTGTCGGCCTGGGCCAGTTGGTAGCCGGCCTCCAGTCGGGTCGCGCCGAACGGATTGTCTGCGGCGTGAGCAACCGGGCTCAGGGTGGCGGCGGCAAAGGCGGAGCCGATGGCGAGGGAAAGGATGTGCTTGGTTTTCATGATTTATCTCCGTTGTGGTCGAGGTGAGGTGGATCAATCCTGATGATTGATCCAGGCTCCCGTTGCCTTGCGCAGGAACTGAAATTGTTTTTCGGTCAGTCGACAGCTTGCGCAATACGCCAGATGAAACCGAAACTGAATGCGTTCCCAGAAGCTGAGTTTGCGTTCGAGTTGTAGTGACGCCAGACGGGTTGCTTCCTTGCAACTGATCATTTCTGTTCCTGTGGGTGCAACGCAGGCGGGGTGCCTGTTCGATTAGTCGGAGCGATGCCAAAAACCTTACAAATATTTTTACAGTATTATCGGCCACCTCTTCATGGCTGTCCCTCGAAATGAAAACAGACCCTTTGCTCGACCCGGAGTTTCTCGGCAGCCTGCGTCGTGACATGGTCCGTTTTGCCGATCTTCAACTGCGCAACAAGGCGCAGGCAGAAGATGCCGTGCAGGAGGCGTTGACCGCAGCATTCCAGGGACGCGAGAAATTTGCTTCAAAAGCATCGCTGCGCACCTGGGTGCTGGCCATCCTCAAAAACAAGATTGTCGACACCCTGCGCCAGCGCGTGCGCGACGATGTCATGGTCGACGCCGAAAACGACAGCGATTTGAATGCCTATTTCGATGATCGCGAACATTGGGCCGAAGATACGCGTCCATCAAGCTGGGCTACGCCGGATCAGTCGATGGAAAACAAGCGCTTCTGGGAAGTTTTCGAGACGTGCCTGTATCGCTTGCCGGAAGCCAGCGCCCGTATTTTCACGATGCGTGAGGTGATGGGCTTCGATACCGACGAAATCTGCCAGACGCTGGGCATCACCAACAGCAACTGCTGGGTCCAGCTGCACCGCGCACGGCTCGCGCTGCGTGCCTGCCTGGGGGGTAACTGGTTCGGTGAAGCTGCCTGAGGGCAGCCTCACCGAATGGCGCATGCCCTAAAGCCTGAAGCCGGCCAGTAGCTGACGCGTGTCGCCTGCGGTACGAGCCAGTTGGGCCAGTTCCTGGCGGGCGATCTGGATCGCTTCATCCTCGGCCATGACCCGGTTGTTGATGTGCTCGGTGGTCTGCGCCATGGCCGTGGTCGCCCCGCGCTGCTCATTGGTCGACAAGGCAATATCGCCGACCCGCTCGACGGCCTCGTGGATTTTCTGCTCGATTTCGGTGATCCGGCTGGCTGCTTCGCGCGACATGTCGACGCCGCGGCGAACGGTTTCCACGGTGGCCGTCATTGTCTTGCCGGCTTGCGACGTTTCGTTGCGGACGGCATCGATCATCCCGGCAATTTCCACGGTGGCCTTGGCCGTGCCTTCGGCCAGCTTCCGTACCTCGTCGGCCACCACGGCAAAGCCGCGGCCTTGTTCGCCGGCCCGTGCTGCTTCGATAGCGGCATTCAGCGCCAGCAGATTGGTCTGGTCGGCGATGCCCTTGATCACATTGACGATGCCGTGAATTTCCTGCGAGCGGGAATCCAGGCTGTGCAGGATGCTCGACATTTCTTCAACCTGGGATACCGAGCGTTCGGCATCCGTCGATACCGCCGCGATTTCTGCAACACTGGCGCGTGACAGGCTGCCTGTATCGCGCATCATGCGATCGACATCTTCGGCATTGTCGGCAATGTGCGACACAGCGACGGTAATCTGTTCGATCGATGCCGCATTGGCGCTGGCCGTTTCGGAAAGGTGCATCGATTCATTGGCAATCGTGTCGATGACTTGATTGAGCCGCTGCACACCTTCGGCCAGGCTGTTGGCTTCGGTGCGGAAGGAGGCGAACATCTGGCCGAGTTGTTCGAGGAAGCGGTTGAAGGCGCTGGCCGTTTCGCCGATTTCATCCTTGCTGTCGATCTGCAGGCGAACCGTCAGGTCACCGCCACCCTTGGCGATGTCTTGCATCCGGTCGCGAATCTGGCGTAAGCCAGAGAGCATCCGGCTGGTGATCGTGCCAGCCAGTAATGCGGCAACCGCGACGACGACAAGCAGTGCGCCGGCCAGCGTGACAAGCAGGCGGTTGAGCGGCTCAAGCACAATTTTCTTTGACAGCGAAACGCCGAGCACCCAGTCGCTGTTCTTTACAGGTGTCAGAAACTGGAAACGCTCTTCGCCTTCGCGGATGATACTGAACAGCTTGCCTTCTTCCACCGCCTTGGCCTGGCGCTCCGGGGTTAGTTCCGGGGCAATGCTCGATACTGGTTTGAGAATCGCATCCTTGTTCGGGTGCACAAGCACCGTCCCGTCTTTGTGCAGGATGTAGGCATATCCTTCGCCTGGCAGGCGCACCGAGAGGATTTCCTTGGCAACCTGGGCAATCGACATGTCATTGGCCACGACGCCCTTGGTTTTGCCATCTTCCTGAACGACTGCGGCCAGGGAAAGAATCAGGCTGCCGGTAAAGGCATCGACATAAGGTTTGGAGACAAAGACCGACTTGGGGCCGATTTTTTCAGCGCCCTGGTACCACGGCCGTTGTGTCGGGTCATAGCCGGCCGGGACGTTCTGCGGTTTGGAAAACACCATGCGCTTGTCGGGCGAGCCGGCATAGACCAGGTCGAATCCACCTGCTTCGGCGTAACGGGCAAAGATTTCCGGGGCATCGTTGCGTCCGACCACCGGGCGCAGTGAAGCGATCATTGCCGAACGTGTTGCCAGCCATTCGCTGACCGCAAAGGCGTAGCCATTACTTGAACTGCGCGCTTCGTTTTCGATGTCTTCAAGCAGTAGACCGCGAAGTTGTTGGTAAAACAGTATGCCAAGCGATAGCACGGTGCCGACGAGCAGTACCATCAAAAAGGCCAGCAAGCGAGATTGCAAGGAGCGAAACATGGTGTGTCTCCCCATGAGGTTTGATTGGGTTGCCCCTTGGCGGGGCATATTGTCCTTGGATTATCACCCACTTTTGTTACTGTTGATACATTATTGCTGCTTGTAATATTTGGGCAAAAAAAACCCCGCCTCAAGGGCGGGGTAACAGGGAGTTTCTCGAACGGGGGAGTTTCGAGAGGAGGGTAAATCTGTTCCTTCAGTCGCGACGGCGTTTCTTCAGCCAGTGGCGGGTTGCAACAATGACGGCACCTGTGGCGACTGCGGCAGCAATGGCTTTCAGCGGTTCGGCCTGACCTTCGGCGAGCCAGTCAAAACCGGCGACACCAATGAAAACACCGAGGCTTTCATTGATCGGCAGGTTGTCGGCAAAAGCCATTAGCGGATTGACCGGGTCGGGATGCTGGCCAGCATCGGCTGCGTCGGCATCAGTTCAAAGAAGTAGCTGCGGGCTGCGGCAAGAAATTGCTTGATATTCGTTTCGGTCATTTTGAGTTTCTCCTCTTTACGGGCTTGCTGTTGATCCATGCATCGCATTCTAGAGATGCATGGTCAAGCTGTCTGTTGCGCAAGCGTGGGCTGGAGGTAACAGCCAATGATCGTCTGTGACGCTTTGTAACGGCTGTCAAGGCCGTTACTGGCAGGCTTTCCAGCTCAGGGTGAAACGTGCGCCGCCTTGCGGCGAAGCGCCGGCGATGGCCGTTCCGCCATGGAGTTCAAGGACGCGGCGAGTGATTGCCAGGCCCAGGCCGTAACCGCCGGTCGAGCGGTCGCGCGAACGATCGAGTCGCGTGAAGGCGGAGAATATGTGCTCGCGCTCTTCGGGCGGAATGCCAATCCCGTCATCATCGACGTGGATGAGAATCTGCTCGGCCAGTATTTCCGCGCTGACCCGGATTTCCTTGCTGGCATACTTGAAGGCATTGCGCAGCAGATTGCGCAGTGCATAGGGCATGGCCTTCCGGTCGAGGTCGACGCAAAGCTTTTCCGGCAATTCCGAGGTGTCGACCGTGATATCGAGGTTGCGGCCGAGCAGGCGAACGGCATCGACTTCCGCGACCAGCCAGCTGGCAAACTGGACGCTGGAGAAGTGCGGCTCGGGGGCTTCGCGCTCGAAGCGGGCATAGGTCAGGCTGGTATCGATCAGGTGGTCGAGTTCTTCGAGATCACCTTCCATCATCGCCCACAGGCGTTCGCGTTCGGCCAGCTCATCCGTTTCGGTCAGCATTTCGAGCGCAAAGCGCATGCGTGCAATCGGGGTGCGCAATTCGTGTGAAATCCCGCAGGCAAGCTCGCGATGGGTGGCCAGCAGTTGCTGGACGCGCTCCGCCATGTTGTTCATGGTGTCGGAGAGTGGGGCGAACAATTGGCTGCGAGCCGCTGGAGAGCGCGCTTCGAAGTTGCCGTCTCCCAGGTCGCGTGCCGTTTGGCGCAGTGCTTCGAGATCGCGCCAGACGGGGCGAACCCAGAACCACAGTGCGATACCGAAAATCAGCCCGGTCAAGCTCCAGGTCAGCAGGCGCAGGCGCAATTCGAGCGGCAATCTGTCTTTCAGTTCCGGGTTGCGGTTCGAGGCCAGCGGGCCGACGACTAGTACCTGACTGCTGGTGCCGAGGCGGTGGTACATGATGTCGCCATCGTGGTCGATTGCGATATCTCCGGAGTCAAGCTTGTCGACTTGTGTCGGCGTCAGCGTCCGGTCGAGACTGATGCGTTCGACAATGCCGAGCTTGTAGGAGAATTTTTCGTCCAGTTCGCGAATCTTGCGCGGCCAGGTGCTGCGTGGCTGGCGAAACAGTTCATCTTCAATCAGGGTGATCGTGCCGCGCATGAAGCGACGCGCGTAGTCATCGGTAATGCCGCGCTGGGCGGTCGAGATGACAAAGTCGGCAGTGAAGGCGATGGCGACGAACGAGCCCATCGCCAGCAGGTAGAAATTGAAAAACAGTTTCGACAGGCTATAGCGGCCACCGCGCCAGCGCGGCAGGGTGACGCGGAAGAGCGAGCGGGCCAGGCCCTGGTTGTGTTCTTTCTCGCCCTTGGTCCGACCGGGGAGATCAGTTCCAGTCATGCTTGCTGAACAGATAGCCCTTGCCGCGCACGGTCTTGATCCGGGTCGGATTTTCCGGATCGTCATTGAGCTTTTTGCGCAGACGGGAAATCCGGGCATCGATCGAACGATCCAGGCCGTCAAAACCAATGCCGCGAAGTTCCTGCAGCAAATCGTCGCGCGACAGCACATTGCCGGCATGTGAGGCGAGCAGCCAGAGCAGGTCGAATTCTGCTGTCGTCAGATCGATTGTTTCACCGCTCAGTGCTGCGGTACGGGTTGCCTGGCTGATTCTGAATTGCCCGAAAACCATCTGCTCGGCATCCGTGCTGCCGCCTTCGGCCGGAGCAGGCAGTCGACGCAGCAATGCCTTGATACGGGCGAGCAGGACGCGTGGCTGAACCGGTTTCGCGATGTAGTCGTCAGCGCCCATTTCAAGGCCGAGAATTTGGTCGAAATCTTCGTCGCGCGCAGTCAGCATGAGAATGACGCCGCGGTAATGCGGGCGTACGGCGCGGCATACTTCGAAGCCATCCTTGCCGGGCAGCATGACATCAAGGATGACCAGATCCGGCTGTTCGTTCAGGATGCGAGCTTCGGCAGTGTCGCCGCGTGGCTCGATGCTGACTTGCAGGTCGTTCTTGGTCAGGTATTCGGCAGTCAGTTCGGCCAGGCGTTCGTCGTCTTCGACGAGAAGGATGCGTGTATTCATGTGCCAATCTTAACGAGGCGCGGCCTGCCGGTCCACTTTGTCGCGGTCGACCTGCTGGGCAGCCTGTTTTTCGGTGGCTTGCCTTAGAATGCCCGGACTCGATTTCAATCTGGACACTCCGCATGATTTTTTCAAAAGTTCCCTTGCGTGCCTGGTTTGCGACATTGTCGCTGGGCTGTTTCGGTCTGGTCGCTTTCGGCATGCAGTTGCAGGCCTTGTTGCGTCTGTCGC
The sequence above is drawn from the Dechloromonas sp. TW-R-39-2 genome and encodes:
- a CDS encoding DUF692 domain-containing protein, which produces MTHRPLGGAGLGFRRELIDALKTHVPEEIGFFELAPENWAGMGGKSAKDLRYFTERHAFACHGLSLSLGGIAPLDIKLLQQIRRFMNEHGMTLYTEHLSWCTDDSHLYDLLPIPMTEKAVRWTVDRIKQTQDILEMQIGIENASYYFSPPGAEMSEPEFISRIVHEADCLLHLDVNNIYVNSRNFSFDPATFMAALPLEKTCYIHVAGHYVEPDGLLVDTHGATVIDPVWQLLETAYQRTGVVPTCLERDFNINDLATLTAEVAHIARLQAGAKNEHT
- a CDS encoding zf-HC2 domain-containing protein produces the protein MISCKEATRLASLQLERKLSFWERIQFRFHLAYCASCRLTEKQFQFLRKATGAWINHQD
- a CDS encoding sigma-70 family RNA polymerase sigma factor; translated protein: MKTDPLLDPEFLGSLRRDMVRFADLQLRNKAQAEDAVQEALTAAFQGREKFASKASLRTWVLAILKNKIVDTLRQRVRDDVMVDAENDSDLNAYFDDREHWAEDTRPSSWATPDQSMENKRFWEVFETCLYRLPEASARIFTMREVMGFDTDEICQTLGITNSNCWVQLHRARLALRACLGGNWFGEAA
- a CDS encoding methyl-accepting chemotaxis protein, producing the protein MFRSLQSRLLAFLMVLLVGTVLSLGILFYQQLRGLLLEDIENEARSSSNGYAFAVSEWLATRSAMIASLRPVVGRNDAPEIFARYAEAGGFDLVYAGSPDKRMVFSKPQNVPAGYDPTQRPWYQGAEKIGPKSVFVSKPYVDAFTGSLILSLAAVVQEDGKTKGVVANDMSIAQVAKEILSVRLPGEGYAYILHKDGTVLVHPNKDAILKPVSSIAPELTPERQAKAVEEGKLFSIIREGEERFQFLTPVKNSDWVLGVSLSKKIVLEPLNRLLVTLAGALLVVVAVAALLAGTITSRMLSGLRQIRDRMQDIAKGGGDLTVRLQIDSKDEIGETASAFNRFLEQLGQMFASFRTEANSLAEGVQRLNQVIDTIANESMHLSETASANAASIEQITVAVSHIADNAEDVDRMMRDTGSLSRASVAEIAAVSTDAERSVSQVEEMSSILHSLDSRSQEIHGIVNVIKGIADQTNLLALNAAIEAARAGEQGRGFAVVADEVRKLAEGTAKATVEIAGMIDAVRNETSQAGKTMTATVETVRRGVDMSREAASRITEIEQKIHEAVERVGDIALSTNEQRGATTAMAQTTEHINNRVMAEDEAIQIARQELAQLARTAGDTRQLLAGFRL
- a CDS encoding ATP-binding protein; the protein is MTGTDLPGRTKGEKEHNQGLARSLFRVTLPRWRGGRYSLSKLFFNFYLLAMGSFVAIAFTADFVISTAQRGITDDYARRFMRGTITLIEDELFRQPRSTWPRKIRELDEKFSYKLGIVERISLDRTLTPTQVDKLDSGDIAIDHDGDIMYHRLGTSSQVLVVGPLASNRNPELKDRLPLELRLRLLTWSLTGLIFGIALWFWVRPVWRDLEALRQTARDLGDGNFEARSPAARSQLFAPLSDTMNNMAERVQQLLATHRELACGISHELRTPIARMRFALEMLTETDELAERERLWAMMEGDLEELDHLIDTSLTYARFEREAPEPHFSSVQFASWLVAEVDAVRLLGRNLDITVDTSELPEKLCVDLDRKAMPYALRNLLRNAFKYASKEIRVSAEILAEQILIHVDDDGIGIPPEEREHIFSAFTRLDRSRDRSTGGYGLGLAITRRVLELHGGTAIAGASPQGGARFTLSWKACQ
- a CDS encoding winged helix-turn-helix domain-containing protein, which encodes MNTRILLVEDDERLAELTAEYLTKNDLQVSIEPRGDTAEARILNEQPDLVILDVMLPGKDGFEVCRAVRPHYRGVILMLTARDEDFDQILGLEMGADDYIAKPVQPRVLLARIKALLRRLPAPAEGGSTDAEQMVFGQFRISQATRTAALSGETIDLTTAEFDLLWLLASHAGNVLSRDDLLQELRGIGFDGLDRSIDARISRLRKKLNDDPENPTRIKTVRGKGYLFSKHDWN